One genomic segment of Trichoplusia ni isolate ovarian cell line Hi5 chromosome 5, tn1, whole genome shotgun sequence includes these proteins:
- the LOC113494002 gene encoding circadian locomoter output cycles protein kaput isoform X3 yields the protein MDDDGDDKDDTKRRTRNLSEKKRRDQFNMLVNELSSMVSTNNRKMDKSTVLKSTISFLKNHNEITVRSRAHDVQEDWKPSFLSNEEFTYLVLEALEGFVMVFSATGQIFYVSESITSLLGHNPVDIVNKSIFDLAFEDDRPSLYNLLQNPSSANELMPTGKENEIRFQCHLKRGSLDFRDDPSYELVQFNGHFRTNMEQVDSDDISAYQTDHESRLLFVCTGRLYTPQLIRDVSLVDSNRSEFTSRHSLEWKFLFLDHRAPPIIGYLPFEVLGTSGYDYYHFDDLEKVVTCHEALMQKGELTSCYYRFLTKGQQWIWLQTRFYITYHQWNSKPEFVVCTHRVVSYADIAKSMKQEGAEADTVSEAEVNRGVLKEAPSDDAMVSMSPSYMSEASDAFGTSSYQPLSQVSPASVKSASAGSTTGTVATAGTAATAGASWTRASHVRYTGSDTASLSGDSRSSQRNNMREASHKSTEPAPAPQHGMGAQYLDPAPYVSTVGVPGVLPLSIPPLPVIVSPDQAQMQLQRKHEELQQMIVRQQEELRQVKEQLLLARLGILQPLINVQGPYMNPEEIQQNQRLPAQIVYEGNPPRGAITGYPQQHPPHPPGHHQHMPQ from the exons ATGGACGACGACGGCGATGATAAGGATGACACGAAGAG GAGAACCCGCAACCTTAGCGAAAAGAAGCGCAGAGATCAATTTAACATGCTGGTAAACGAGCTGAGCTCCATGGTCTCAACAAACAATCGCAAGATGGATAAATCAACAGTTCTCAAATCTACGATCTCATTTTTGAAGAATCATAATG aaataactGTGAGGTCAAGGGCTCATGATGTTCAAGAAGATTGGAAACCATCATTTTTATCCAATGAGGAATTCACATACTTGGTTTTGGAGGCATTGGAAGGCTTTGTCATGGTTTTCTCAGCTACAGGACAAATCTTTTACGTATCTGAAAGCATCACGTCTTTACTGGGTCACAACCCa gttGACATTGTCAATAAAAGTATCTTTGACCTAGCCTTTGAAGATGACCGACCAAGCTTGTACAACCTATTACAGAATCCTAGTTCTGCAAATGAATTAATGCCAACAGGCAAAG AAAATGAAATCCGCTTCCAGTGTCACCTTAAAAGGGGGTCGTTGGACTTTAGAGATGATCCTTCTTATGAACTTGTGCAGTTCAATGGACACTTTC GAACAAATATGGAGCAAGTCGATAGTGATGACATATCCGCTTATCAAACAGATCATGAATCAAG GTTGTTATTCGTCTGCACTGGCAGACTCTACACTCCTCAGTTGATACGCGACGTATCTCTAGTGGACTCAAACCGTAGCGAATTCACTTCGCGACATAGCCTTGAGTGGAAGTTTTTGTTCCTCGATCACCGCGCTCCCCCAATCATTGGATACTTGCCTTTTGAAGTACTCGGCACCTCAGGATATGATTACTACCACTTTGATGATTTGGAAAAGGTTGTCACGTGTCATGAAGCTT TGATGCAGAAAGGCGAGCTTACATCGTGCTACTACCGATTTCTAACCAAGGGACAGCAGTGGATTTGGCTGCAGACACGTTTCTATATAACATACCACCAGTGGAACTCGAAGCCAGAGTTCGTTGTCTGCACCCACAGAGTCGTCAG ctaCGCCGATATAGCCAAAAGTATGAAGCAAGAAGGTGCCGAGGCTGATACTGTGAGCGAGGCGGAGGTCAACCGCGGCGTGTTGAAGGAGGCGCCGTCTGATGATGCTATGGTCTCCATGTCACCATCCTACATGTCTGAAGCGAGCGATGCCTTTGGAACTTCGTCTTACCAACCGCTGTCTCAAGTCAGT CCGGCATCCGTGAAGTCGGCTTCGGCAGGCAGTACGACGGGCACAGTCGCGACGGCTGGTACCGCGGCCACAGCGGGCGCGTCCTGGACGCGAGCGTCGCACGTCCGCTACACGGGATCCGATACCGCCTCTCTGTCAGGTGATTCCAGGTCATCGCAGAGGAATAATATGCGTGAG GCGAGTCACAAGAGCACGGAGCCGGCGCCCGCTCCGCAGCACGGCATGGGCGCGCAGTACCTCGACCCCGCGCCCTACGTCAGCACCGTCGGCGTGCCCGGCGTCCTCCCCCTCTCCATACCCCCGCTACCCGTCATCGTATCCCCCGACCAAGCCCAGATGCAG TTGCAACGCAAACACGAGGAGTTACAGCAAATGATAGTCAGGCAACAGGAGGAGCTGCGGCAGGTAAAGGAGCAACTCCTGCTAGCCAGACTTGGCATCCTACAGCCGCTTATAAAC GTTCAAGGTCCGTACATGAATCCGGAAGAGATACAGCAAAACCAGCGTTTACCGGCACAAATAGTATACGAGGGGAATCCGCCGCGCGGCGCCATCACCGGGTACCCGCAGCAGCACCCGCCGCACCCGCCCGGCCACCACCAGCACATGCCGCAGTGA
- the LOC113494002 gene encoding circadian locomoter output cycles protein kaput isoform X5: protein MDDDGDDKDDTKRRTRNLSEKKRRDQFNMLVNELSSMVSTNNRKMDKSTVLKSTISFLKNHNEITVRSRAHDVQEDWKPSFLSNEEFTYLVLEALEGFVMVFSATGQIFYVSESITSLLGHNPVDIVNKSIFDLAFEDDRPSLYNLLQNPSSANELMPTGKENEIRFQCHLKRGSLDFRDDPSYELVQFNGHFRTNMEQVDSDDISAYQTDHESRLLFVCTGRLYTPQLIRDVSLVDSNRSEFTSRHSLEWKFLFLDHRAPPIIGYLPFEVLGTSGYDYYHFDDLEKVVTCHEALMQKGELTSCYYRFLTKGQQWIWLQTRFYITYHQWNSKPEFVVCTHRVVSYADIAKSMKQEGAEADTVSEAEVNRGVLKEAPSDDAMVSMSPSYMSEASDAFGTSSYQPLSQPASVKSASAGSTTGTVATAGTAATAGASWTRASHVRYTGSDTASLSGDSRSSQRNNMREASHKSTEPAPAPQHGMGAQYLDPAPYVSTVGVPGVLPLSIPPLPVIVSPDQAQMQLQRKHEELQQMIVRQQEELRQVKEQLLLARLGILQPLINVQGPYMNPEEIQQNQRLPAQIVYEGNPPRGAITGYPQQHPPHPPGHHQHMPQ, encoded by the exons ATGGACGACGACGGCGATGATAAGGATGACACGAAGAG GAGAACCCGCAACCTTAGCGAAAAGAAGCGCAGAGATCAATTTAACATGCTGGTAAACGAGCTGAGCTCCATGGTCTCAACAAACAATCGCAAGATGGATAAATCAACAGTTCTCAAATCTACGATCTCATTTTTGAAGAATCATAATG aaataactGTGAGGTCAAGGGCTCATGATGTTCAAGAAGATTGGAAACCATCATTTTTATCCAATGAGGAATTCACATACTTGGTTTTGGAGGCATTGGAAGGCTTTGTCATGGTTTTCTCAGCTACAGGACAAATCTTTTACGTATCTGAAAGCATCACGTCTTTACTGGGTCACAACCCa gttGACATTGTCAATAAAAGTATCTTTGACCTAGCCTTTGAAGATGACCGACCAAGCTTGTACAACCTATTACAGAATCCTAGTTCTGCAAATGAATTAATGCCAACAGGCAAAG AAAATGAAATCCGCTTCCAGTGTCACCTTAAAAGGGGGTCGTTGGACTTTAGAGATGATCCTTCTTATGAACTTGTGCAGTTCAATGGACACTTTC GAACAAATATGGAGCAAGTCGATAGTGATGACATATCCGCTTATCAAACAGATCATGAATCAAG GTTGTTATTCGTCTGCACTGGCAGACTCTACACTCCTCAGTTGATACGCGACGTATCTCTAGTGGACTCAAACCGTAGCGAATTCACTTCGCGACATAGCCTTGAGTGGAAGTTTTTGTTCCTCGATCACCGCGCTCCCCCAATCATTGGATACTTGCCTTTTGAAGTACTCGGCACCTCAGGATATGATTACTACCACTTTGATGATTTGGAAAAGGTTGTCACGTGTCATGAAGCTT TGATGCAGAAAGGCGAGCTTACATCGTGCTACTACCGATTTCTAACCAAGGGACAGCAGTGGATTTGGCTGCAGACACGTTTCTATATAACATACCACCAGTGGAACTCGAAGCCAGAGTTCGTTGTCTGCACCCACAGAGTCGTCAG ctaCGCCGATATAGCCAAAAGTATGAAGCAAGAAGGTGCCGAGGCTGATACTGTGAGCGAGGCGGAGGTCAACCGCGGCGTGTTGAAGGAGGCGCCGTCTGATGATGCTATGGTCTCCATGTCACCATCCTACATGTCTGAAGCGAGCGATGCCTTTGGAACTTCGTCTTACCAACCGCTGTCTCAA CCGGCATCCGTGAAGTCGGCTTCGGCAGGCAGTACGACGGGCACAGTCGCGACGGCTGGTACCGCGGCCACAGCGGGCGCGTCCTGGACGCGAGCGTCGCACGTCCGCTACACGGGATCCGATACCGCCTCTCTGTCAGGTGATTCCAGGTCATCGCAGAGGAATAATATGCGTGAG GCGAGTCACAAGAGCACGGAGCCGGCGCCCGCTCCGCAGCACGGCATGGGCGCGCAGTACCTCGACCCCGCGCCCTACGTCAGCACCGTCGGCGTGCCCGGCGTCCTCCCCCTCTCCATACCCCCGCTACCCGTCATCGTATCCCCCGACCAAGCCCAGATGCAG TTGCAACGCAAACACGAGGAGTTACAGCAAATGATAGTCAGGCAACAGGAGGAGCTGCGGCAGGTAAAGGAGCAACTCCTGCTAGCCAGACTTGGCATCCTACAGCCGCTTATAAAC GTTCAAGGTCCGTACATGAATCCGGAAGAGATACAGCAAAACCAGCGTTTACCGGCACAAATAGTATACGAGGGGAATCCGCCGCGCGGCGCCATCACCGGGTACCCGCAGCAGCACCCGCCGCACCCGCCCGGCCACCACCAGCACATGCCGCAGTGA
- the LOC113494002 gene encoding circadian locomoter output cycles protein kaput isoform X1 codes for MDDDGDDKDDTKRRTRNLSEKKRRDQFNMLVNELSSMVSTNNRKMDKSTVLKSTISFLKNHNEITVRSRAHDVQEDWKPSFLSNEEFTYLVLEALEGFVMVFSATGQIFYVSESITSLLGHNPVDIVNKSIFDLAFEDDRPSLYNLLQNPSSANELMPTGKENEIRFQCHLKRGSLDFRDDPSYELVQFNGHFRTNMEQVDSDDISAYQTDHESRLLFVCTGRLYTPQLIRDVSLVDSNRSEFTSRHSLEWKFLFLDHRAPPIIGYLPFEVLGTSGYDYYHFDDLEKVVTCHEALMQKGELTSCYYRFLTKGQQWIWLQTRFYITYHQWNSKPEFVVCTHRVVSYADIAKSMKQEGAEADTVSEAEVNRGVLKEAPSDDAMVSMSPSYMSEASDAFGTSSYQPLSQVSPASVKSASAGSTTGTVATAGTAATAGASWTRASHVRYTGSDTASLSGDSRSSQRNNMREASHKSTEPAPAPQHGMGAQYLDPAPYVSTVGVPGVLPLSIPPLPVIVSPDQAQMQEQLQRKHEELQQMIVRQQEELRQVKEQLLLARLGILQPLINVQGPYMNPEEIQQNQRLPAQIVYEGNPPRGAITGYPQQHPPHPPGHHQHMPQ; via the exons ATGGACGACGACGGCGATGATAAGGATGACACGAAGAG GAGAACCCGCAACCTTAGCGAAAAGAAGCGCAGAGATCAATTTAACATGCTGGTAAACGAGCTGAGCTCCATGGTCTCAACAAACAATCGCAAGATGGATAAATCAACAGTTCTCAAATCTACGATCTCATTTTTGAAGAATCATAATG aaataactGTGAGGTCAAGGGCTCATGATGTTCAAGAAGATTGGAAACCATCATTTTTATCCAATGAGGAATTCACATACTTGGTTTTGGAGGCATTGGAAGGCTTTGTCATGGTTTTCTCAGCTACAGGACAAATCTTTTACGTATCTGAAAGCATCACGTCTTTACTGGGTCACAACCCa gttGACATTGTCAATAAAAGTATCTTTGACCTAGCCTTTGAAGATGACCGACCAAGCTTGTACAACCTATTACAGAATCCTAGTTCTGCAAATGAATTAATGCCAACAGGCAAAG AAAATGAAATCCGCTTCCAGTGTCACCTTAAAAGGGGGTCGTTGGACTTTAGAGATGATCCTTCTTATGAACTTGTGCAGTTCAATGGACACTTTC GAACAAATATGGAGCAAGTCGATAGTGATGACATATCCGCTTATCAAACAGATCATGAATCAAG GTTGTTATTCGTCTGCACTGGCAGACTCTACACTCCTCAGTTGATACGCGACGTATCTCTAGTGGACTCAAACCGTAGCGAATTCACTTCGCGACATAGCCTTGAGTGGAAGTTTTTGTTCCTCGATCACCGCGCTCCCCCAATCATTGGATACTTGCCTTTTGAAGTACTCGGCACCTCAGGATATGATTACTACCACTTTGATGATTTGGAAAAGGTTGTCACGTGTCATGAAGCTT TGATGCAGAAAGGCGAGCTTACATCGTGCTACTACCGATTTCTAACCAAGGGACAGCAGTGGATTTGGCTGCAGACACGTTTCTATATAACATACCACCAGTGGAACTCGAAGCCAGAGTTCGTTGTCTGCACCCACAGAGTCGTCAG ctaCGCCGATATAGCCAAAAGTATGAAGCAAGAAGGTGCCGAGGCTGATACTGTGAGCGAGGCGGAGGTCAACCGCGGCGTGTTGAAGGAGGCGCCGTCTGATGATGCTATGGTCTCCATGTCACCATCCTACATGTCTGAAGCGAGCGATGCCTTTGGAACTTCGTCTTACCAACCGCTGTCTCAAGTCAGT CCGGCATCCGTGAAGTCGGCTTCGGCAGGCAGTACGACGGGCACAGTCGCGACGGCTGGTACCGCGGCCACAGCGGGCGCGTCCTGGACGCGAGCGTCGCACGTCCGCTACACGGGATCCGATACCGCCTCTCTGTCAGGTGATTCCAGGTCATCGCAGAGGAATAATATGCGTGAG GCGAGTCACAAGAGCACGGAGCCGGCGCCCGCTCCGCAGCACGGCATGGGCGCGCAGTACCTCGACCCCGCGCCCTACGTCAGCACCGTCGGCGTGCCCGGCGTCCTCCCCCTCTCCATACCCCCGCTACCCGTCATCGTATCCCCCGACCAAGCCCAGATGCAG GAGCAGTTGCAACGCAAACACGAGGAGTTACAGCAAATGATAGTCAGGCAACAGGAGGAGCTGCGGCAGGTAAAGGAGCAACTCCTGCTAGCCAGACTTGGCATCCTACAGCCGCTTATAAAC GTTCAAGGTCCGTACATGAATCCGGAAGAGATACAGCAAAACCAGCGTTTACCGGCACAAATAGTATACGAGGGGAATCCGCCGCGCGGCGCCATCACCGGGTACCCGCAGCAGCACCCGCCGCACCCGCCCGGCCACCACCAGCACATGCCGCAGTGA
- the LOC113494002 gene encoding circadian locomoter output cycles protein kaput isoform X2: MDDDGDDKDDTKRTRNLSEKKRRDQFNMLVNELSSMVSTNNRKMDKSTVLKSTISFLKNHNEITVRSRAHDVQEDWKPSFLSNEEFTYLVLEALEGFVMVFSATGQIFYVSESITSLLGHNPVDIVNKSIFDLAFEDDRPSLYNLLQNPSSANELMPTGKENEIRFQCHLKRGSLDFRDDPSYELVQFNGHFRTNMEQVDSDDISAYQTDHESRLLFVCTGRLYTPQLIRDVSLVDSNRSEFTSRHSLEWKFLFLDHRAPPIIGYLPFEVLGTSGYDYYHFDDLEKVVTCHEALMQKGELTSCYYRFLTKGQQWIWLQTRFYITYHQWNSKPEFVVCTHRVVSYADIAKSMKQEGAEADTVSEAEVNRGVLKEAPSDDAMVSMSPSYMSEASDAFGTSSYQPLSQVSPASVKSASAGSTTGTVATAGTAATAGASWTRASHVRYTGSDTASLSGDSRSSQRNNMREASHKSTEPAPAPQHGMGAQYLDPAPYVSTVGVPGVLPLSIPPLPVIVSPDQAQMQEQLQRKHEELQQMIVRQQEELRQVKEQLLLARLGILQPLINVQGPYMNPEEIQQNQRLPAQIVYEGNPPRGAITGYPQQHPPHPPGHHQHMPQ, from the exons ATGGACGACGACGGCGATGATAAGGATGACACGAAGAG AACCCGCAACCTTAGCGAAAAGAAGCGCAGAGATCAATTTAACATGCTGGTAAACGAGCTGAGCTCCATGGTCTCAACAAACAATCGCAAGATGGATAAATCAACAGTTCTCAAATCTACGATCTCATTTTTGAAGAATCATAATG aaataactGTGAGGTCAAGGGCTCATGATGTTCAAGAAGATTGGAAACCATCATTTTTATCCAATGAGGAATTCACATACTTGGTTTTGGAGGCATTGGAAGGCTTTGTCATGGTTTTCTCAGCTACAGGACAAATCTTTTACGTATCTGAAAGCATCACGTCTTTACTGGGTCACAACCCa gttGACATTGTCAATAAAAGTATCTTTGACCTAGCCTTTGAAGATGACCGACCAAGCTTGTACAACCTATTACAGAATCCTAGTTCTGCAAATGAATTAATGCCAACAGGCAAAG AAAATGAAATCCGCTTCCAGTGTCACCTTAAAAGGGGGTCGTTGGACTTTAGAGATGATCCTTCTTATGAACTTGTGCAGTTCAATGGACACTTTC GAACAAATATGGAGCAAGTCGATAGTGATGACATATCCGCTTATCAAACAGATCATGAATCAAG GTTGTTATTCGTCTGCACTGGCAGACTCTACACTCCTCAGTTGATACGCGACGTATCTCTAGTGGACTCAAACCGTAGCGAATTCACTTCGCGACATAGCCTTGAGTGGAAGTTTTTGTTCCTCGATCACCGCGCTCCCCCAATCATTGGATACTTGCCTTTTGAAGTACTCGGCACCTCAGGATATGATTACTACCACTTTGATGATTTGGAAAAGGTTGTCACGTGTCATGAAGCTT TGATGCAGAAAGGCGAGCTTACATCGTGCTACTACCGATTTCTAACCAAGGGACAGCAGTGGATTTGGCTGCAGACACGTTTCTATATAACATACCACCAGTGGAACTCGAAGCCAGAGTTCGTTGTCTGCACCCACAGAGTCGTCAG ctaCGCCGATATAGCCAAAAGTATGAAGCAAGAAGGTGCCGAGGCTGATACTGTGAGCGAGGCGGAGGTCAACCGCGGCGTGTTGAAGGAGGCGCCGTCTGATGATGCTATGGTCTCCATGTCACCATCCTACATGTCTGAAGCGAGCGATGCCTTTGGAACTTCGTCTTACCAACCGCTGTCTCAAGTCAGT CCGGCATCCGTGAAGTCGGCTTCGGCAGGCAGTACGACGGGCACAGTCGCGACGGCTGGTACCGCGGCCACAGCGGGCGCGTCCTGGACGCGAGCGTCGCACGTCCGCTACACGGGATCCGATACCGCCTCTCTGTCAGGTGATTCCAGGTCATCGCAGAGGAATAATATGCGTGAG GCGAGTCACAAGAGCACGGAGCCGGCGCCCGCTCCGCAGCACGGCATGGGCGCGCAGTACCTCGACCCCGCGCCCTACGTCAGCACCGTCGGCGTGCCCGGCGTCCTCCCCCTCTCCATACCCCCGCTACCCGTCATCGTATCCCCCGACCAAGCCCAGATGCAG GAGCAGTTGCAACGCAAACACGAGGAGTTACAGCAAATGATAGTCAGGCAACAGGAGGAGCTGCGGCAGGTAAAGGAGCAACTCCTGCTAGCCAGACTTGGCATCCTACAGCCGCTTATAAAC GTTCAAGGTCCGTACATGAATCCGGAAGAGATACAGCAAAACCAGCGTTTACCGGCACAAATAGTATACGAGGGGAATCCGCCGCGCGGCGCCATCACCGGGTACCCGCAGCAGCACCCGCCGCACCCGCCCGGCCACCACCAGCACATGCCGCAGTGA
- the LOC113494002 gene encoding circadian locomoter output cycles protein kaput isoform X4, translating into MDDDGDDKDDTKRRTRNLSEKKRRDQFNMLVNELSSMVSTNNRKMDKSTVLKSTISFLKNHNEITVRSRAHDVQEDWKPSFLSNEEFTYLVLEALEGFVMVFSATGQIFYVSESITSLLGHNPVDIVNKSIFDLAFEDDRPSLYNLLQNPSSANELMPTGKENEIRFQCHLKRGSLDFRDDPSYELVQFNGHFRTNMEQVDSDDISAYQTDHESRLLFVCTGRLYTPQLIRDVSLVDSNRSEFTSRHSLEWKFLFLDHRAPPIIGYLPFEVLGTSGYDYYHFDDLEKVVTCHEALMQKGELTSCYYRFLTKGQQWIWLQTRFYITYHQWNSKPEFVVCTHRVVSYADIAKSMKQEGAEADTVSEAEVNRGVLKEAPSDDAMVSMSPSYMSEASDAFGTSSYQPLSQPASVKSASAGSTTGTVATAGTAATAGASWTRASHVRYTGSDTASLSGDSRSSQRNNMREASHKSTEPAPAPQHGMGAQYLDPAPYVSTVGVPGVLPLSIPPLPVIVSPDQAQMQEQLQRKHEELQQMIVRQQEELRQVKEQLLLARLGILQPLINVQGPYMNPEEIQQNQRLPAQIVYEGNPPRGAITGYPQQHPPHPPGHHQHMPQ; encoded by the exons ATGGACGACGACGGCGATGATAAGGATGACACGAAGAG GAGAACCCGCAACCTTAGCGAAAAGAAGCGCAGAGATCAATTTAACATGCTGGTAAACGAGCTGAGCTCCATGGTCTCAACAAACAATCGCAAGATGGATAAATCAACAGTTCTCAAATCTACGATCTCATTTTTGAAGAATCATAATG aaataactGTGAGGTCAAGGGCTCATGATGTTCAAGAAGATTGGAAACCATCATTTTTATCCAATGAGGAATTCACATACTTGGTTTTGGAGGCATTGGAAGGCTTTGTCATGGTTTTCTCAGCTACAGGACAAATCTTTTACGTATCTGAAAGCATCACGTCTTTACTGGGTCACAACCCa gttGACATTGTCAATAAAAGTATCTTTGACCTAGCCTTTGAAGATGACCGACCAAGCTTGTACAACCTATTACAGAATCCTAGTTCTGCAAATGAATTAATGCCAACAGGCAAAG AAAATGAAATCCGCTTCCAGTGTCACCTTAAAAGGGGGTCGTTGGACTTTAGAGATGATCCTTCTTATGAACTTGTGCAGTTCAATGGACACTTTC GAACAAATATGGAGCAAGTCGATAGTGATGACATATCCGCTTATCAAACAGATCATGAATCAAG GTTGTTATTCGTCTGCACTGGCAGACTCTACACTCCTCAGTTGATACGCGACGTATCTCTAGTGGACTCAAACCGTAGCGAATTCACTTCGCGACATAGCCTTGAGTGGAAGTTTTTGTTCCTCGATCACCGCGCTCCCCCAATCATTGGATACTTGCCTTTTGAAGTACTCGGCACCTCAGGATATGATTACTACCACTTTGATGATTTGGAAAAGGTTGTCACGTGTCATGAAGCTT TGATGCAGAAAGGCGAGCTTACATCGTGCTACTACCGATTTCTAACCAAGGGACAGCAGTGGATTTGGCTGCAGACACGTTTCTATATAACATACCACCAGTGGAACTCGAAGCCAGAGTTCGTTGTCTGCACCCACAGAGTCGTCAG ctaCGCCGATATAGCCAAAAGTATGAAGCAAGAAGGTGCCGAGGCTGATACTGTGAGCGAGGCGGAGGTCAACCGCGGCGTGTTGAAGGAGGCGCCGTCTGATGATGCTATGGTCTCCATGTCACCATCCTACATGTCTGAAGCGAGCGATGCCTTTGGAACTTCGTCTTACCAACCGCTGTCTCAA CCGGCATCCGTGAAGTCGGCTTCGGCAGGCAGTACGACGGGCACAGTCGCGACGGCTGGTACCGCGGCCACAGCGGGCGCGTCCTGGACGCGAGCGTCGCACGTCCGCTACACGGGATCCGATACCGCCTCTCTGTCAGGTGATTCCAGGTCATCGCAGAGGAATAATATGCGTGAG GCGAGTCACAAGAGCACGGAGCCGGCGCCCGCTCCGCAGCACGGCATGGGCGCGCAGTACCTCGACCCCGCGCCCTACGTCAGCACCGTCGGCGTGCCCGGCGTCCTCCCCCTCTCCATACCCCCGCTACCCGTCATCGTATCCCCCGACCAAGCCCAGATGCAG GAGCAGTTGCAACGCAAACACGAGGAGTTACAGCAAATGATAGTCAGGCAACAGGAGGAGCTGCGGCAGGTAAAGGAGCAACTCCTGCTAGCCAGACTTGGCATCCTACAGCCGCTTATAAAC GTTCAAGGTCCGTACATGAATCCGGAAGAGATACAGCAAAACCAGCGTTTACCGGCACAAATAGTATACGAGGGGAATCCGCCGCGCGGCGCCATCACCGGGTACCCGCAGCAGCACCCGCCGCACCCGCCCGGCCACCACCAGCACATGCCGCAGTGA